From Drosophila nasuta strain 15112-1781.00 chromosome X, ASM2355853v1, whole genome shotgun sequence, one genomic window encodes:
- the LOC132795486 gene encoding monocarboxylate transporter 12, which yields MVHGPPARRKSQQAENGNANCEMEMDAMPTPPDGGWGWVVVFGSFMIHIVTDGMTYSFGIFYNEFLTYFNEGKGYTAWIASIMVGVTFSSGPISSSFVNRYGCRTVTIAGALLAAGCIIASVFAQNVATLIITIGVGTGLGFGLIYLPAIVSVTQYFESKRSLATGIAVCGSGFGTFVFAPLTETLIASYGWRGAMLIIGGLMLNCIIFGAMFRPLEAPQPKAAKLGNKSSIKDQNVTPAELEPLKAKPVTDQYLQLPQRNDTPTIGGGGGNGLCRSNSVGHNLKPGLNNNSNGLLNGQAVNNSTTVVKSNSNDDITRTFASQPQLMPLRDSHREHSASGTMYRPDALYQGSLHNIPEYTSSRNDLSRSRSGSGVIKRYGSLRQSHPLGQSQELTKCCGCITCSKETRDTFAEMMNFSLLKDAVFVIFSISNFCTSIGFNVPYLYVAAHCETLGINKQQASFLIATIGVANTVGRIILGYIADKPWVNRLLVYNVCLTACGIATAMVPLCTDYNSLLVYCSVFGFTIGAYVGLTSVILVDLLGLEKLTNAFGLLLLFQGIASFIGPPIGGWMYDITNTYSPAFLMAGIMIAISGLVMFGIPPLQRCQSRQLERKLNSEQLALS from the exons atggTGCACGGTCCACCGGCGAGAAGAAAATCCCAGCAGGcggaaaatggaaatgcaaactgtgaaatggaaatggacgCAATGCCAACGCCTCCCGATGGCGGATGGGGCTGGGTTGTCGTCTTTGGCTCCTTCATGATCCACATTGTCA CCGATGGCATGACATATTCTTTTGGCATCTTCTACAACGAGTTTCTCACGTACTTCAATGAGGGCAAGGGCTACACGGCCTGGATAGCCTCCATTATGGTGGGCGTGACCTTCTCCTCGG GACCCATCAGCTCTTCGTTTGTAAATCGATACGGTTGTCGCACGGTGACAATTGCGGGCGCTCTTCTTGCGGCTGGTTGCATCATTGCCAGCGTGTTTGCTCAAAATGTAGCCACATTGATCATCACAATTGGCGTAGGCACTGGCCTGGGATTCGGTCTCATCTATTTGCCGGCCATTGTGAGTGTGACGCAATACTTTGAATCGAAGCGTTCCCTGGCCACGGGCATTGCGGTCTGTGGCTCGGGCTTTGGCACGTTTGTGTTTGCCCCGCTGACGGAAACGCTGATTGCTAGCTATGGGTGGCGTGGTGCCATGCTCATCATTGGCGGCTTGATGCTCAACTGCATCATCTTTGGTGCAATGTTTAGACCATTGGAGGCGCCACAGCCCAAGGCCGCCAAGTTGGGCAACAAATCGAGCATCAAGGATCAGAATGTAACGCCCGCTGAGCTGGAACCGCTCAAGGCGAAACCCGTCACAGATCAGTATCTGCAGCTGCCGCAACGTAACGATACACCAACAATTGGCGGAGGCGGTGGCAACGGACTCTGTCGTTCCAATAGCGTAGGACACAACCTCAAGCCGGGACTG AACAACAACTCGAATGGATTGCTCAATGGACAGGCGGTGAACAATAGCACAACGGTGGtgaagagcaacagcaacgatgaCATCACCAGGACCTTTGCCAGCCAGCCGCAGTTGATGCCGCTGCGTGATTCGCATCGTGAGCACAGCGCCAGCGGCACAATGTATCGACCCGATGCCCTCTATCAG GGCTCGCTGCACAATATTCCCGAGTACACCAGTTCACGCAATGATCTATCCCGTTCGCGTTCCGGTTCCGGGGTCATCAAGCGCTACGGATCCCTGCGTCAGAGTCATCCATTGGGTCAGAGTCAG GAGTTGACAAAATGCTGCGGCTGCATCACATGCTCCAAGGAGACGCGCGACACCTTCGCGGAAATGATGAACTTCTCGCTGCTGAAGGACGCCGTCTTCGTCATTTTCTCCATCTCGAACTTTTGCACCAGTATCGGCTTCAACGTGCCCTATCTTTATGTCGCTGCCCACTGCGAAACCTTGGGCATCAACAAACAGCAGGCAAGCTTCCTCATCGCCACCATCGGCGTGGCGAATACCGTGGGTCGAATCATCCTCGGCTACATTGCGGACAAGCCGTGGGTTAATCGCCTGCTCGTCTACAACGTCTGCCTTACGGCCTGTGGCATAG CTACCGCGATGGTGCCACTGTGCACGGACTACAACTCGCTGTTGGTCTACTGTTCGGTGTTCGGTTTCACGATCGGTGCCTACGTGGGTCTCACATCGGTGATCCTCGTCGATCTGCTCGGCCTGGAGAAACTGACCAATGCCTTtggtctgctgctgctgttccagGGCATCGCCAGCTTCATTGGTCCCCCGATTGGCG GCTGGATGTACGATATCACGAACACGTATTCACCGGCTTTCCTCATGGCCGGCATAATGATTGCGATCAGTGGCCTGGTCATGTTTGGCATTCCGCCACTGCAACGCTGTCAGTCGCGCCAGCTTGAACGCAAGCTGAACTCGGAGCAGCTGGCGCTCAGTTAG
- the LOC132795487 gene encoding fatty acyl-CoA reductase 1, which translates to MGVVDGFYEGCEIFVTGGSGVVGKALIEKLLRSCNVKRIYVLLRTKKQLSAEQRLDKLRQANIFQVLRLQKPQEVDKLVAIPGDVSLPQLGISSEHRQLLSNVSIVFHCAATVRFDEPLRIALRLNVGGTLEALKFAEQLQQLRIFVHVSTFFSNPYLERVEPRYYSSPMDWRLCLRLLDEIKDDDVLDALTSKLTVGFPNTYTFTKNLAESLINDYHTRLPVIVYRPSILLFAVRDPLPGYAPSLMGAMGLFSLVGAGVLKTVYIRKDVHLDITPQDMGIKALCYYAYAGCEAYRNGAPKDLIVYQSSSRTHIPHTFLHMAENMDVIDLWHKGAFLMNLLAPGCHYTDNRLVYKFLVFTKQIIPALLVDMLLRLFGRPPALMPIARKSYQTLEVMKPFMFNNYDSPGCTDIDTVLDINRNTEFCLYDEYRYAHSEERLITACKNMILSIRHDLLGESPQTLPRAQIILRIKEHINIAVRLYLLYKLCCWLWYSYLV; encoded by the exons ATGGGCGTTGTGGATGGATTCTACgagggctgcgaaatctttgTTACCGGCGGCTCAGGTGTGGTGGGCAAGGCGCTGATCGAGAAGCTGCTACGCTCCTGCAATGTGAAGCGCATCTATGTGCTGCTCCGCACCAAGAAGCAGCTGAGTGCCGAGCAGCGTTTGGACAAGCTGCGACAGGCCAACATCTTTCAGGTGCTGCGCCTTCAAAAGCCTCAAGAGGTGGACAAACTTGTTGCCATACCAGGTGATGTCTCGCTGCCCCAGTTGGGCATTTCCTCCGAGCATCGCCAGCTGCTCTCGAATGTCTCGATTGTGTTCCACTGTGCGGCCACAGTGCGCTTCGATGAGCCGCTGCGCATCGCATTGCGACTCAACGTGGGCGGCACCTTGGAGGCCCTTAAGTTTGccgagcaactgcagcagctgcgcaTTTTCGTGCACGTCTCAACGTTCTTCAGCAATCCGTACCTGGAGCGTGTGGAGCCCAGG TACTATTCTTCGCCCATGGACTGGCGTCTGTGTTTGCGTCTGTTGGACGAGATCAAGGATGACGACGTGCTAGATGCTCTCACCTCCAA ACTGACCGTGGGTTTCCCCAACACATACACGTTTACCAAGAACCTCGCCGAGTCCCTAATCAATGACTACCACACTCGACTGCCCGTGATTGTCTATCGTCCCTCAATAT TGTTGTTTGCTGTGCGTGATCCGTTGCCGGGATATGCACCCTCATTGATGGGCGCCATGGGTCTTTTCTCGCTGGTGGGCGCCGGAGTGCTGAAGACCGTCTACATACGCAAAGATGTGCATTTGGACATTACGCCTCAGGACATGGGAATCAAGGCTTTGTGCTACTACGCCTATGCTGGCTGCGAGGCCTATCGCAATGG CGCTCCGAAGGATTTGATCGTCTATCAGAGCTCCTCCCGCACACATATTCCGCATACTTTTCTCCACATGGCTGAGAACATGGACGTCATCGATCTGTGGCACAAGGGCGCCTTCTTGATGAACCTGTTGGCTCCCGGCTGTCATTACACGGACAATCGCTTAGTCTATAAATTCCTAGTGTTCACCAAACAAATTATACCAGCTTTGCTTGTGGACATGCTTCTGAGGCTCTTCGGACGTCCGCCAGCGCTCATGCCTATCGCGCGCAAGTCCTATCAAACGCTGGAGGTGATGAAACCCTTCATGTTCAACAACTACGACAGTCCCGGTTGCACTGATATCGACACCGTTCTAGACATAAATCGAAA CACGGAATTTTGTCTGTACGATGAATATCGTTATGCGCATTCGGAGGAACGTCTAATCACCGCTTGCAAGAACATGATACTCAGCATTCGACACGATTTACTTGGCGAGAGTCCACAGACACTGCCACGGGCTCAGATCATTTTGCGCAT CAAGGAACACATCAATATTGCCGTGCGCCTCTATCTGCTCTATAAGCTCTGTTGCTGGCTCTGGTATTCCTACCTCGTTTAG
- the LOC132796196 gene encoding SET domain-containing protein SmydA-8: MASAERMNTTAAMVAHMAPSRSTTPDQLARLIDVHLGDLREEQPNWMLAPSPVAGRGVFATRDIAAGELIFRERALVVGPTARKGSQLNTCVCCHRLLASKHFLCPHHCTLPVCGECADSAAHRNECEHFQRWMPKDLTASEEQPPAKESPSEESDPQDVATKEPLGDVVNPLSLRILTAVRVFYLSKEQRALVDAMQANAERGYRQEIIKAAQCFRKFPTTDKPFMDQLFRVVGVLNTNAFEAPCRVDKHETLLRGLFPLTAIMNHECTPNASHYFENGRLAVVRAARDIPKGGEITTTYTKILWSNLTRGIFLKMTKYFVCNCDRCNDNSENGTYLSALFCREQGCKGLVIPVQTKTLQPDWRCLSCENVFPHAKMARYQDFALNTINNRINTCSVRDMIHFINELCPRFCPPSNYVLIEAKLNVIWRMTRLGAEEYAPEELAHKDRYREEILAILHKLGAGECTLKKLITEEIQ, encoded by the exons atggcGAGTGCTGAACGCATGAATACAACAGCTGCAATGGTCGCCCACATGGCGCCCAGTCGGAGCACAACGCCCGATCAGCTGGCCCGCCTCATCGATGTGCATCTGGGCGATCTGCGCGAGGAGCAGCCCAACTGGATGCTCGCCCCCTCGCCGGTGGCGGGTCGCGGCGTCTTTGCCACACGCGACATTGCCGCCGGCGAGCTAATCTTTCGGGAGCGTGCCCTCGTCGTGGGTCCCACAGCGCGCAAGGGTTCGCAGCTGAACACATGCGTCTGCTGCCATCGTCTGCTGGCCAGCAAACACTTCCTCTGTCCACATCACTGCACGCTGCCCGTTTGCGGTGAATGCGCCGACTCCGCTGCGCATCGCAATGAGTGCGAACACTTTCAGCGCTGGATGCCCAAGGATCTGACAGCGAGCGAAGAGCAGCCGCCAGCCAAAGAGTCGCCATCCGAAGAGAGTGATCCTCAGGACGTGGCCACAAAGGAGCCGTTGGGCGACGTCGTCAATCCGCTGTCGCTGCGCATTTTGACCGCGGTGCGCGTGTTTTACCTCAGCAAGGAGCAGCGGGCGCTGGTCGATGCCATGCAGGCGAATGCGGAGCGTGGCTATCGCCAGGAGATCATCAAGGCGGCGCAATGCTTTCGCAAATTCCCCACCACCGATAAACCGTTCATGGATCAGCTCTTCCGCGTTGTCGGCGTCCTCAATACGAATGCCTTTGAGGCGCCGTGTCGCGTCGACAAGCACGAGACACTGCTCCGTGGCCTCTTCCCGCTGACGGCGATCATGAATCACGAGTGCACCCCGAATGCCAGTCATTACTTTGAGAACGGTCGGCTGGCGGTGGTGCGGGCAGCGAGGGATATTCCCAAGGGCGGCGAGATCACAACCACGTACACGAAGATCCTCTGGAGCAATCTCACGCGCGGCATCTTCCTCAAGATGACCAAGTACTTTGTGTGCAACTGCGACAGATGCAACGACAACTCT GAGAATGGCACGTATTTGTCGGCGCTCTTCTGCCGGGAACAGGGCTGCAAGGGACTCGTGATACCCGTGCAGACGAAGACACTGCAACCGGACTGGCGTTGTCTCAGCTGCGAGAATGTCTTTCCGCATGCGAAGATGGCGCGGTATCAGGACTTTGCCCTCAACACGATCAACAATCGGATCAACACGTGCAGTGTGCGCGACATGATTCACTTCATCAACGAGCTGTGCCCGCGCTTCTGTCCGCCCTCGAACTATGTGCTGATCGAGGCCAAGTTGAATGTGATCTGGCGCATGACGCGCCTCGGTGCAGAAGAGTATGCGCCCGAGGAGTTGGCTCACAAGGATCGCTATCGCGAGGAGATCCTTGCCATTCTGCATAAGCTGGGCGCCGGCGAGTGCACGCTGAAGAAGCTCATCACCGAGGAGATACAGTGA
- the LOC132795453 gene encoding vinculin, producing the protein MPVFHTKTIESILDPVAQQVSRLVILHEEAEDGNAMPDLSRPVQVVSAAVANLVKVGRETINSSDDKILRQDMPSALHRVETASQLLEEASDMLRADPYSGPARKKLIEGSRGILQGTSSLLLCFDESEVRKIIQECKRVLDYLAVAEVIGTMEQLVQFLKDLSPCLSKVSREVGAREKELTHQVHSEILVRCLEQVKTLAPILICSMKVYIHIVEQQGKGAEEAAENRNYLAARMSDELQEIIRVLQLTTYDEDTSELDNLTVLKKLSNAISNKMELASEWLSNPYALRGGVGEKALRQVIDNANEISERCLPQDSYPIRKLADEISAMANNLCELRQDGKGNSPQALALATGIRGRLGELQGLVRQAVSGVDKAGVQQTAHTIQGRLEQAVKWLQHPELNDGGLGERAINLIVEEGRKVAEGCPGHQKAEIMQLCDEVERLKRQAAGSGPAAKQAAKQLTQKLYELKAAIQNALVNRIVQDFMDVSTPLKQFTEAVMLPEGTPGREQNFNQKSNNLQAFSDRASKTSRMVAAGGACGNKKIAEILLSSAAQVDSLTPQLINAGRIRMNYPASKAADEHLQNLKQQYADTVLRMRTLCDQATDPADFIKTSEEHMQVYAKLCEDAIHGRQPQKMVDNTSNIARLINRVLLVAKQEADNSEDPVFTERLNAAANNLERSLPAMVGDAKLVATNIADPAAAAAWKKSFQRLLGDVREVRDAIAPPQPPPLPTSLPPPIPELSALHLSNQNAERAPPRPPLPREGLAPVRPPPPETDDEDEGVFRTMPHANQPILIAARGLHQEVRQWSSKDNEIIAAAKRMAILMARLSELVLSESRGSKRELIATAKKIAEASEDVTRLAKELARQCTDRRIRTNLLQVCERIPTIGTQLKILSTVKATMLGAQGSDEDREATEMLVGNAQNLMQSVKETVRAAEGASIKIRSDQTSNRLQWVRRQPWYQY; encoded by the exons GTATCTCGCTTGGTCATCTTACACGAGGAGGCCGAGGATGGCAACGCCATGCCCGATCTCAGCCGGCCCGTTCAAGTGGTCTCGGCGGCGGTGGCGAACCTGGTGAAGGTGGGCAGGGAGACGATCAACAGTTCGGATGACAAGATACTGAGGCAGGACATGCCGTCGGCATTGCATCGCGTGGAGACTGCCTCGCAGTTGCTCGAGGAGGCTTCGGATATGTTGCGTGCCGATCCCTATTCGGGGCCAGCGCGCAAGAAGCTAATTGAGGGAAGCCGCGGCATACTGCAGGGCACCTCCTCGCTGCTGCTCTGCTTCGACGAGAGCGAGGTACGCAAGATCATCCAGGAGTGCAAGCGTGTCCTCGACTATCTCGCCGTTGCCGAAGTCATTGGCACCATGGAGCAGCTGGTGCAATTCCTCAAGGATCTCTCGCCCTGCCTGAGCAAAGTGTCCCGCGAGGTTGGCGCCCGTGAGAAGGAGCTGACGCATCAGGTGCACAGCGAGATACTGGTGCGTTGCCTCGAACAGGTCAAGACCCTGGCACCCATCCTCATCTGCAGCATGAAGGTCTACATACACATTGTTGAGCAACAGGGCAAGGGAGCCGAGGAGGCGGCCGAGAATCGCAATTACCTCGCCGCTCGTATGAGCGACGAGCTGCAGGAGATCATTCGGGTGCTGCAGTTGACCACCTACGACGAGGACACCAGCGAACTGGACAATCTCACCGTGCTAAAGAAGCTCAGCAATGCGATTAGCAACAAAATGGAATTGGCCAGCGAATGGCTATCGAATCCGTATGCGCTGCGCGGCGGTGTCGGCGAGAAGGCGCTGCGTCAGGTCATCGACAATGCCAACGAGATCTCGGAGCGTTGCCTGCCCCAGGACTCGTATCCCATACGCAAGCTCGCGGACGAGATAAGCGCCATGGCCAACAATCTGTGCGAACTCCGCCAAGACGGCAAAGGCAACTCGCCCCAAGCTCTCGCCCTGGCCACTGGCATCCGAGGACGTCTCGGGGAGCTGCAAGGCCTGGTGCGCCAAGCTGTCTCCGGTGTGGACAAGGCGGGCGTCCAGCAGACGGCGCACACCATTCAGGGACGATTGGAGCAGGCGGTCAAGTGGCTGCAGCATCCGGAGCTCAACGATGGCGGGCTGGGCGAGCGTGCCATCAATCTGATTGTCGAGGAGGGTCGCAAGGTGGCCGAGGGTTGTCCGGGCCATCAGAAGGCCGAGATCATGCAGCTGTGCGATGAAGTGGAGCGTCTCAAGCGTCAGGCGGCGGGCAGTGGTCCCGCTGCCAAGCAGGCGGCCAAGCAATTGACCCAAAAGCTCTACGAACTGAAGGCGGCCATACAGAACGCTCTGGTGAATCGCATCGTGCAGGACTTTATGGACGTTAGCACACCGCTCAAGCAGTTCACCGAGGCTGTGATGCTGCCCGAGGGAACGCCGGGACGCGAGCAGAACTTTAATCAGAAATCGAATAATCTGCAAGCGTTCAGCGATCGCGCATCGAAGACATCGCGCATGGTGGCTGCCGGTGGCGCCTGTGGCAACAAGAAGATTGCCGAAATCCTGCTCTCATCGGCTGCCCAGGTGGATTCGCTGACGCCGCAACTGATCAATGCGGGACGCATCCGCATGAATTATCCCGCCAGCAAGGCGGCCGACGAGCATCTGCAGAACCTGAAGCAACAGTATGCCGACACGGTGTTGCGCATGCGTACGCTCTGCGATCAGGCCACCGATCCGGCGGACTTTATCAAGACCTCCGAGGAGCATATGCAGGTGTATGCCAAGCTCTGCGAGGATGCCATCCACGGGCGTCAGCCACAGAAGATGGTGGACAACACCTCGAATATTGCCCGTTTGATCAATCGGGTGTTGCTCGTCGCCAAGCAGGAGGCGGACAATTCGGAGGATCCGGTGTTCACCGAACGTCTTAATGCCGCCGCCAATAACCTGGAGAGATCGTTGCCCGCCATGGTTGGCGATGCCAAGTTGGTGGCCACCAACATTGCCGATccggcggcagcggcggccTGGAAGAAGTCATTCCAGCGTCTGCTGGGCGATGTGCGCGAAGTGCGCGATGCCATTGCGCCGCCACAGCCGCCACCATTGCCCACCTCGCTGCCACCGCCGATCCCTGAGCTCAGCGCTCTCCATCTGTCCAATCAGAATG CTGAACGTGCGCCACCACGTCCACCACTGCCACGCGAGGGTCTTGCCCCGGTGCGTCCTCCGCCACCGGAGACGGACGACGAGGATGAGGGCGTGTTCCGCACTATGCCGCATGCCAACCAACCGATTCTG ATAGCGGCACGTGGACTGCATCAGGAGGTGCGTCAGTGGTCGTCCAAGGACAACGAGATCATTGCGGCGGCCAAACGCATGGCCATCCTAATGGCCCGGCTCAGTGAGCTGGTGCTCTCGGAGTCGCGGGGCAGCAAACGCGAGCTGATTGCGACGGCCAAGAAGATCGCCGAGGCATCGGAGGATGTGACGCGACTGGCCAAGGAGCTGGCACGTCAGTGCACGGATCGACGCATCCGCACGAATCTGTTGCAGGTGTGCGAACGCATTCCCACCATTGGCACACAGCTCAAGATTCTGTCGACGGTGAAGGCAACGATGCTGGGCGCCCAGGGATCCGATGAGGATCGCGAGGCCACAGAGATGTTGGTGGGCAATGCCCAGAATCTGATGCAGAGC GTGAAGGAGACGGTGCGCGCTGCGGAGGGAGCTAGCATCAAGATTCGCTCGGATCAGACCAGCAATCGACTGCAATGGGTGCGTCGCCAGCCCTGGTATCAGTACTAA